GGACAGCAGTTGCAGTTGCAAACGTGGACGCCCATGTTGCTGTGCCGGCAGTAGGAATAACAGAGGCAGGTAAGCTGCTGATGATTATGGGTACATCAACATGCCACATCTTGCTTGGTGAAACAGAGGAAATTGTACCAGGAATGTGCGGAGTGGTCGAAGATGGAGTTATTCCAGGCTTTCTAGGATATGAAGCCGGCCAATCTTGCGTTGGAGACCATTTTGAATGGTTCACAGAAAACTGCGTACCGGAAAGCTACCAGAAGGAAGCGGAAGAAAAGGGCTTGAACATCCATCAGCTGTTGACAGAAAAAGCCAGCAAGCTGAATGTTGGGGAAAGCGGACTGCTTGCTCTTGACTGGTGGAACGGGAACAGATCAACACTTGTTGATGTTGACCTGACAGGAGTATTGCTTGGTGCCACTCTTTTAACAAAGCCGGAAGAAATTTATCGTGCCTTAATTGAAGCAACTGCATACGGCACAAGGATGATTGTGGAGACATTCCGTAATAGCGGGGTGCCAGTCAATGAGGTTTACGCAGCAGGAGGCATCGCGGAAAAGAATACCCTTATGATGCAGATTTATTCAGATGTATTGAACATGGATATTAAAATTTCAGCATCCTCCCAAACACCAGCTCTTGGAAGTGCAATGTTTGGTGCTGTCGCAGCGGGTAAGGAGCGCGGGGGTTATGACCATATTAATGAAGCGGCTCAAGATATGGGAAGAATTAAGGACCATATCTATCAGCCTATTGAAAACAATGTCAACGTTTATGAGAAGCTTTTTGATGAATATTCCCGCCTATATGATTATTTTGGTCGCGGTGAAAATAATGTGATGAAAACACTCAAGCAGATTAAAAAAGAAGCTGCACTTGAGGGCAAGGAGGGAAACTATGTTAGAGAAGCTTAAGCAGGAAGTATTAGAAGCTAACCTGGCGCTGCCTCAGCATAATTTAGTAACTTTCACTTGGGGGAATGTAAGCGGTATCGACAGAGAAAGCAATCTTGTAGTCATTAAGCCAAGCGGTATCCCTTATTCACAGCTGAAAGCAGAAGACCTCGTTGTCACTGATTTGGATGGAAATATTGTGGAGGGGAATTTAAACCCTTCCTCTGACACACCGACACATCTTGCTTTATACCGTGCATTTCCAGAAATCGGCGGGATTGTACATACACATTCGCCTTGGGCAACAAGCTGGGCTCAGGCAGGCAGAAGAATTCCTGCATTAGGAACAACACATGCGGACTATTTCTATGGTGAGGTGCCTTGTACAAGAAAGCTGACGGAAGACGAGGTCAACCGAGCTTATGAGCTGGAGACAGGCAATGTCATCATTGAAACAATTCGAAAAGAGGGCATTGACCCGAAAGCACTCCCAGGGATATTGGTGACAGGCCATGCCCCGTTCTGTTGGGGAAAGAATGCAGATAATGCGGTCCATAACGCTGTCGTCCTGGAGGAGGTAGCTAAAATGGCCCTTCATACATTGCAGTTAAATCCAGATGTGGAGTGGATTGATCAGTATTTGCTTGATAAGCATTACTTAAGAAAACATGGTGCGAATGCCTATTACGGACAAAAAAGCGAAGAAACAAAACAAAAAACATCCAAATAAAATAACTAGGAGGAATTAATGTGTTAAATACAAGAGAGTACGAATTCTGGTTTGTTACGGGAAGTCAGCTGTTATACGGTGAAGATGTATTAAAGCAAGTGGAAGAGCATACGAAGACAATGGTAAACGGTTTAGATTCCTCGTCTTCTTTAAGCTATAAATTAAGATTTAAGGCGGTTGTGAAAGATGCTGATTCAATCAGAAGACTTGCTTTAGAAGCAAATGCTAATGAATCCTGTGCTGGTATCATCACATGGATGCACACTTTCTCTCCATCTAAAATGTGGATTGCCGGTCTTTCGGCCTTGCAAAAACCTTTATTGCATTTTGCTACACAATACAACAGAGATATTCCATGGGAATCCATTGATATGGATTTCATGAACCTTAACCAATCAGCACATGGTGACAGGGAGCATGGTTTTATTGGAAGCAGACTGCAACTGAACAGAAAGGTTATTGTCGGACACTGGGAAAATGAAGAAATCCGCGGACGAATCGGCAGCTGGATGAGAACTGCTGTTGCTTTCTCTGAAAGCAAAGCTTTGAAGATTGCTAGATTCGGAGATAATATGCGTCAGGTTGCCGTGACTGAAGGCGACAAAATTGAAGCGCAGATTAAGCTTGGCTGGACAGTGAACGGCTACGGCATCGGAGATCTTGTAGCGAAGATGAATGAAGTAACGGATGCAGACCTCGACGCTTTGATGGCCGAGTATGAAGAAAAATACGATATCGTACCAGCAGGTTTAGAGGAAGGCTCAATCAGAGACTCCATCCGCGAACAAGCAAAAATTGAATTAGGTATGAAAGCATTCCTGGAAGAAGGAAATTATACGGCTTTTACAACAACATTCGAAGATTTGCATGGTATGAAGCAGCTGCCTGGTCTTGCTGTGCAAAGACTGATGGAACAAGGCTACGGCTTTGCAGGTGAAGGAGACTGGAAAACAGCAGCGCTTGTCCGCTTAATGAAAATAATTGCCGGCAATGAAGGAACATCCTTTATGGAAGATTACACATATCATTTCGATCCAGAAAATGAAATGGTTCTCGGCTCACATATGCTGGAGGTATGTCCGACAATTTCGGCAACAAAACCGAAAATCGAGGTTCACCCGCTAGGTATTGGCGGCAAGGAAGATCCTGCCCGCATCGTGTTTGATGGAAGAGGAGGATTAGCATTAAATGCTTCTATCATTGACCTTGGCCACCGTTTCCGTCTGCTTGTAAACGAAGTGGATGCGATTCAGCCAGAAGAGGAAATGCCGAATTTGCCAGTGGCAAGAGTGTTATGGAAAACGCAGCCATCATTAAGCCAAGCAGTAGAAAACTGGATTCAAGCAGGCGGAGCCCATCATACATGCTTCTCTTATGTTGTATCAACAGAACAGCTTAGAGACTTAGCAGAATTAGTAGGTATTGAACTCGTTGTTATTAACAATGACACAAACTCTATTTCATTTGAAAACGAGCTGCGCTGGAATGATGTGTATTACCGTTTGAAAGGATAAGAAAATTCATCTATTAAGACGGAACAAAACAACAGCATGATAAGTCAGAACTTCCATGACAATTCTAGATTTTTTTAGAACAATGGAGGTTCTGACTTCAGCTCTTTTATCACAACGATAAAGATTAGCGGGAATGTTAACGAAGTACATATTCTGTAAGCGAATCAATAAGGAGGAGAAGATAGCATGGGGAATACGGTAATCATTAACGCGGACGTAAAAAAAGGAAAAATTAATAAAAATATTTACGGTCATTTTGCAGAGCATTTAGGCAGATGTATATATGAAGGAATATGGGTTGGAGAGGAATCGCCAATACCGAATACAAAAGGAATAAGAAATGATGTATTAGCAGCGCTAAAAAAAATTAATATTCCAGTCTTAAGATGGCCAGGCGGCTGTTTTGCAGATGAGTACCATTGGAAGGATGGAATCGGCCCAAGAGAAGACCGCAAACGAATGGTTAATACACATTGGGGCGGCGTCGTTGAAAACAACCATTTCGGAACACATGAATTTATGCTTCTGTGCGAGCTGTTAGGGACTGAACCGTATATCTGTGGAAATGTTGGCAGCGGCACTGTCCAAGAAATGTCAGAATGGGTAGAATACATGACATTCGAAGGAGAATCTCCAATGGCAAATTGGCGCCGCGAAAACGGCAGAGATGAACCATGGCAGCTGACTTATTTTGGCGTCGGCAATGAAAACTGGGGCTGCGGCGGAAATATGAGACCAGAATATTATGCGGATCTTTATCGCCGTTACCAAACATATGTCAGGAACTACGGAGATAACAAAATTTATAAAATTGCAGGCGGAGCAAATGTCGATGATTATAACTGGACAGAAGTGCTCATGAAAAATGCCGGCCACTTGATGGATGGGCTTAGCCTTCATTATTATACAATTCCGGGAGACTTTTGGCTTGGTAAAGGCTCAGCACTAGACTTCCCTGAGGATGAGTGGTTCATTACGATGAAGAAAGCCATTCATATGGATGAGCTCATTACAAAGCATGGCAATATTATGGATAAATATGATCCTGATAAACGTGTTGGCATGATTATTGATGAGTGGGGCACATGGTTTGATGTAGAGCCGGGAACAAATCCAGGCTTCTTGTATCAGCAAAATACGATTCGTGATGCACTCGTCGCAGCACTGCATTTTAATATTTTCCATCAGCATTGTGACCGTGTCCAAATGACGAATATCGCACAAACAGTGAACGTGCTGCAAGCGATGATTTTGACAGAAGGCGAAGAAATGATTCTTACGCCGACATATCATGTTTTTGATATGTACAAAGTCCATCAAGATGCTGAGCTTTTAAGTGTGGATGCGCAAATTGGCAGTTATGAACATAACGGAGAATCCCTTCCGCAAGTAAGTGTGACTGCATCGAAGGATTCTGCTGGCCAGGTTAATGTGAGCTTCTGCAATATCGATCATGTAAACGGCAGCTCATTCGAATTGGATTTACGCGGACTGACCGAGGCGAAAGAGGTGTCTGGTACAATCCTGACAGCAGATGCAATGAATGCTCATAATACATTTGATGCGCCAGAAACAGTTAAGCCAGCTGCATTTACAGATGTGTTAGTAAACGGAAGCAAGCTGTCTGTGAATATTCCACCGATGTCTGTAGTGACATTGGCTATAACAGGAGCTTAAAAACATGATGCAAAAGAATGCATGCAAGGGCTGTGTCGAGAGTGTAATAGTTTCAGAGGAAGTCATTGAGGAGCTGCTTAAAGAGGCAGCAGAAACACCGGAAAAGCTTGTGCTTGATTCAGTCTATCAAGAAAGGCTGAGCATTTGCCGAGACTGCACTTCTTTACAATACGGGACGACTTGTGCCTATAGCGGATGTATTGTCCGCTATAGAGCAAAGTTTAAAAGAAAAGCATGCCCGAATATCGGAAACCCTAAATGGTCTAAAGTTGTATAAAGCTTATCTTTAAAAAACTTTCAAGAAGAAAGGAAGTAAAGCACATGACAGCGAATAAAGCAAAGATGATTCTAGAAAAGGATTTTAAAGTTGGAGAAATTGACAATCGGATTTATGGCTCATTCATTGAACAT
This DNA window, taken from Niallia sp. Man26, encodes the following:
- a CDS encoding alpha-N-arabinofuranosidase translates to MGNTVIINADVKKGKINKNIYGHFAEHLGRCIYEGIWVGEESPIPNTKGIRNDVLAALKKINIPVLRWPGGCFADEYHWKDGIGPREDRKRMVNTHWGGVVENNHFGTHEFMLLCELLGTEPYICGNVGSGTVQEMSEWVEYMTFEGESPMANWRRENGRDEPWQLTYFGVGNENWGCGGNMRPEYYADLYRRYQTYVRNYGDNKIYKIAGGANVDDYNWTEVLMKNAGHLMDGLSLHYYTIPGDFWLGKGSALDFPEDEWFITMKKAIHMDELITKHGNIMDKYDPDKRVGMIIDEWGTWFDVEPGTNPGFLYQQNTIRDALVAALHFNIFHQHCDRVQMTNIAQTVNVLQAMILTEGEEMILTPTYHVFDMYKVHQDAELLSVDAQIGSYEHNGESLPQVSVTASKDSAGQVNVSFCNIDHVNGSSFELDLRGLTEAKEVSGTILTADAMNAHNTFDAPETVKPAAFTDVLVNGSKLSVNIPPMSVVTLAITGA
- a CDS encoding DUF6171 family protein, which codes for MMQKNACKGCVESVIVSEEVIEELLKEAAETPEKLVLDSVYQERLSICRDCTSLQYGTTCAYSGCIVRYRAKFKRKACPNIGNPKWSKVV
- the araD gene encoding L-ribulose-5-phosphate 4-epimerase, whose product is MLEKLKQEVLEANLALPQHNLVTFTWGNVSGIDRESNLVVIKPSGIPYSQLKAEDLVVTDLDGNIVEGNLNPSSDTPTHLALYRAFPEIGGIVHTHSPWATSWAQAGRRIPALGTTHADYFYGEVPCTRKLTEDEVNRAYELETGNVIIETIRKEGIDPKALPGILVTGHAPFCWGKNADNAVHNAVVLEEVAKMALHTLQLNPDVEWIDQYLLDKHYLRKHGANAYYGQKSEETKQKTSK
- the araA gene encoding L-arabinose isomerase, coding for MLNTREYEFWFVTGSQLLYGEDVLKQVEEHTKTMVNGLDSSSSLSYKLRFKAVVKDADSIRRLALEANANESCAGIITWMHTFSPSKMWIAGLSALQKPLLHFATQYNRDIPWESIDMDFMNLNQSAHGDREHGFIGSRLQLNRKVIVGHWENEEIRGRIGSWMRTAVAFSESKALKIARFGDNMRQVAVTEGDKIEAQIKLGWTVNGYGIGDLVAKMNEVTDADLDALMAEYEEKYDIVPAGLEEGSIRDSIREQAKIELGMKAFLEEGNYTAFTTTFEDLHGMKQLPGLAVQRLMEQGYGFAGEGDWKTAALVRLMKIIAGNEGTSFMEDYTYHFDPENEMVLGSHMLEVCPTISATKPKIEVHPLGIGGKEDPARIVFDGRGGLALNASIIDLGHRFRLLVNEVDAIQPEEEMPNLPVARVLWKTQPSLSQAVENWIQAGGAHHTCFSYVVSTEQLRDLAELVGIELVVINNDTNSISFENELRWNDVYYRLKG
- the araB gene encoding ribulokinase — its product is MAKYSIGVDYGTQSGRAVLVEVGTGREVATAVKEYTHGVMDEYLPDGKTKLEHDWALQHPADYLEVLQITIPEVLQKANVSNEDVIGVGIDFTACTVLPIDKNGIPLCFLPEFKQNPHSYVKLWKHHAAQDEANRLNEIAAQRGETFLQRYGGKISSEWAIPKIWQILNEAPDVYDAADQVLEATDWVISELTGKIARNSCTAGYKAIWHKQEGYPSKEFFKALDPRLENVVEEKLSTDIHSIGSKAGEITEKAAKLTGLKPGTAVAVANVDAHVAVPAVGITEAGKLLMIMGTSTCHILLGETEEIVPGMCGVVEDGVIPGFLGYEAGQSCVGDHFEWFTENCVPESYQKEAEEKGLNIHQLLTEKASKLNVGESGLLALDWWNGNRSTLVDVDLTGVLLGATLLTKPEEIYRALIEATAYGTRMIVETFRNSGVPVNEVYAAGGIAEKNTLMMQIYSDVLNMDIKISASSQTPALGSAMFGAVAAGKERGGYDHINEAAQDMGRIKDHIYQPIENNVNVYEKLFDEYSRLYDYFGRGENNVMKTLKQIKKEAALEGKEGNYVREA